A segment of the Fusarium oxysporum f. sp. lycopersici 4287 chromosome 4, whole genome shotgun sequence genome:
CCGGCTGTGTCGCTTCGAATTGAACAATCTCAACCCAGCGATAGAACAAGTCCTCCTTTCCAAGCGCAATGAGCACGTCTCGAAATGCAAAGACTTGTCGCCGTCGCTCATCCTCACTTGACGCACCACTACCGCGCACATCGTAAGATATCCAACCGTAGTCAGCGTGGTGGACAAGAACCACGCTCTTGAAGGCCTCAAGTGCAATCTCCTTCTTATCCACCAGGCGGTGTGCGAGTATCATACGTGCCCAATCCAAATCCCAGTGGCCATTCATCAGGAGATATCCGGTCTTTTGCTCCTGAAGAATCGGAGACGTCGCATGATTGATGTACGTGAGCAGAATCTTCTTGGAGCCTTCATCCGTAAAGATGTCCGTGAGAGCTTGATCCCATTCTCGGCTTCGACGGACATAAATCTCCTGCTCGCGGAAGCCGACTTGCCATCGCCATTGACAGGGATTACCACGGGCTTGTCCAGCGACAAATTCCACAGGCCAGGGCCAGACAAAGATGAACAGGATAAAATCGATCATCATTGTCCCAGAGCGTTTTCCGATCTCCCAGGCAATCTCAGACCACGTTGAGTCTGCAGTGTTCCAGGTGGTTTCGTTATCGTGGCCCAAACCAGTCATGATGAGGGACCAATACCAGGGGAGAATCCACCACATCCGAAGAACAAAGAGAAGTACAACGACAATGTTCATGCCAACAGGCACGAGGAAGATCTTTCGTTTGAATTCGGCGGGTTTGTTATCAACATGTGTGACATAGACGTGCTTCTTGTCCAGAGCGTTGATGAACGGCTCAAGGACCTCAGGGGGCCGCTTGAAAGGTGAAGGGGGAGCCTCATTTTTTTTGTCGACGAACTGGGTCGATTTCTGTTTCCCTCCTCTCTTATTCGGTGCCATTTTTTATGAGATTTGGCTTGCTGATCACTGAGTTTTGGTggggaaaaaaaaagggtTATATTAGATATTGTCGTAAGGTATATGTAGACAGGAGGTGTAAGTTGGAAATGTGTTCTCGAAGAATGAGTAGAAATCATGTTCGAATCTTGGTTCCACAAAAGATCCATTGGCTGGATACGTCCATAGACATAGCGTTTATTATTTCAAAATATGTCTGATGTAATAACTATCTTACCGAAAGGAATGACCAAAAAGAGTTTTAGCGGTTTCATAGAGTAACTCCCAGTTTACTCTCCTAGACTATCTAAATTTTTGAattcaatatcatcatcttggctCACTAATTGAAGCTCAGAGATAGGCCGATTGGGCAAATGACATCCATCCATTGTCCTCTAAATGTGGCGGACAATCCCGGCGCCGAGGGTGCCCGGAGCGATTGGATGCCCACTGCGGTTAACTAGAACTCCACTAAGTTTGGATTTCTATTCTAGACTAACTTATAGCACCTTCAACTTATTCGGTTGCAAAGCCAATGTCGAAGCAGATTCGCTCCAAATCTGCCAATTCCCCGTCGCGGCAATGTTGAGAGTGCGCACCTTACAGGTTAGTTCTTGACCATCGGTCACTATTAGCAAACGTCTTACACAATATCCAGGAGCGCGGTAATTCCTACGTATGTGCCTTCTGCCGTCACAAACTCTCGCCCAGGGATTCGCAGCCCAGAGATCGCCATGTATCCAGCGTCGGAGCCCCAATAACATCAGCTAGAGCCATTCGGCCATCTTCGTGTCACTCTCTACGATTACCTGGCGTGCGCGCCTTGTCGACGAGCTCTATACTTCACGGACCGAACGATAATGGCAAGCCGGGAGGCTTCCCGGGGAGTGGTTTTCCTGGCGGGTTCGGAGCTGGATTAGGGTCTTTCGGAGCATTTGCGAACAAGCCATCACCAGATGCTTCGAAGCAAAGCGTTGACTTGCTTCCTCATGAGCTAGAAGCTCGTAAAAAGATGGGATTGCCTTTGAAGAAACCTACTCCCAATGTTAAGGCTGCCCCCACCCCGCCATCTGCACAaagcaacatcaagaagcCACCAGGCCTCCAGAACGCAAATCAAAATCAAAGCCAGAAGAAAAATACACCTCAAGCGAGAGTCAACCAGCAACCAAACCGATCGAACGACGGAAACAACTATGCCagacaacagcaacagcgGGACGCAAAGCCAACAACGCCCCCATCGAACCTGTTGTCAAGCTCAATTCTTGCTGAAGCTTTCAGGACAGATCGCACACCGGCTCCAGTGGCAACGCCCAAGTCATGGTCTACTAATGAGTCTCCCAAGCCGGCTGCACCCCCCTGGGGAGCTTTCAGCGCTCGAAAGGTTGATACTCATATACCCCTCATCAGTAGACAAACAGAGGCGAAACCTGCGGAGAATCAAAACAAGAACAAACCGCAAAACGTCGCACCAGCAACAGGccaggaagatgatgagagcgtATGGGGCCAGCTTAAGCGCTCCCGCAAGCTGAAAGAAAAACCAGGCCGCGAGAATGATGGTTTCTGGGACGCACTTGAAAGTCGGGTCACAAATATTCGTAGCAGACCTGGCCCCAGCGACCAATACAAAGATGCGCTTCAGGGAGCAGATGGCATGTTACAAGATTCTCAGCAGTCGCAGGAAGACCAGATAAGGCGCAAGTCACGTTTCGAGatggaggaagacgatgtgTTTGATAGGCGGagagacaagaaggacaagcGCCCCAAGAATGTTCGTCGGAACGAGgccgaagatgatgactttgatgaagatTCAATTCGACGCTGGGAAGCTAGACAGCGTAAGAAGGCCGAGAGAGATGCAAGAAAACGCCTTGAGGAAGCTGCAGAGGCTGCTCCCGTACCCATCTTTCTCCCCGAGTACATTAGCATCTCCAACTTGGCCGGTGCTCTCCAGATCCGTATAACCGACTTTTTACATGATCTGGAGTCCATGGGATTTGAGGATCTCTCGGAGGAAACCATCATGACTGGTGATACGGCAGCCCTTGTCGCTCAGGAGTACGGCTATGATCCCACAGTGGACACTGGTTCTCAGCGCGACCTCCAGCCTCGACCGGCGCCCGAAGATCCATCCCTATTGCCAAGCAGGCCTCCTGTTGTCACCATTATGGGCCACGTCGATCACGGAAAGACTACTCTTTTGGATTGGCTACGTAAGTCTTCGATTGCTGCCCAGGAGCACGGTGGCATCACACAACACATCGGTGCCTTTGTCGTACAAATGTCGTCAGGCAAACAGATTACCTTCCTTGATACACCAGGTCACGCTGCGTTCTTGTCTATGCGTCAGCGAGGCGCCAATGTCACAGATATTGTAGTGCTGGTTGTGGCTGCCGACGACAGTGTTATGCCACAGACTTTAGAGGCTCTGAAACACGCTACGGCTGCCAAGGTTCCTATCATCGTGGCAATAAACAAGATCGATAAGGAAGACGCTCGAGTGGACCAAGTCAAAGCTGATCTTGCCCGTCATGGCGTTGAAATTGAAGACTATGGCGGTGATGTCCAGGTGGTACCCGTAAGCGGCAAGACGGGCAAGGGCATGCAAGATCTCGAAGAGAACATCGTCACCTTGTCTGAAATCCTCGATGTTCGCGCTGAAGCAGATGGCATGGCTGAGGGTTGGGTTCTAGAATCTAGCATCAAGCAAACTGGCAAGACCGCCACAGTGCTTGTCAAGCGAGGAACTCTACGTCTTGGTGATATTATCGTGGCCGGCAAATCGTGGGCCAAGATTCGTGGCCTTCGCAACGAAGCTGGTGTCGAGGTCCCCGAGGCACCCCCTGGAACTCCTGTCCAGATCCTTGGCTGGCGCGAGCTGCCTGATGCTGGAGAACAAGTTCTCCAGGCGCCTGATGAGGGCAAAGCTAGGACAGCGGTTGAGTACCGTGAGGAAATGGCTGAAAGACTGGAGAGCTCTAAGCAACTAGCTGAACAAGAGCAGCGTCAGCGTGAGAAGGAGGCCGCTGAGGAAGCCGCCGctgctgcagaagctgaggGCACTGAAGCAGAGCCTGCCAAGACTGAGCCCGGCATCCTCTACCAGAACTTCATTGTCAAGGCTGATGTCGCTGGGTCCGTGGAGGCTGTCTGTGGCACTGTTCAGGAACTCGGAAACAACGAAGTCCAATCTAAGCTCTTACGATCTGGCGTCGGCGCAATCTCCGAGTATGACGTCGACCACGCTGCTGCATCCAAGAGtatcatcgtcaacttcaacatGCCTATCCTTCCTCATATTCGTCAGCGTGCCGAAGAGGCCGGTGTGCGCATCATCGATCACAGCGTCATTTATCACGTTGTCGATGATGTTAAGAGTGCACTATCGGACCTGCTACCACATAATATTACACACAAGGTCCTCGGCGAAGCAGACGTATTGCAAGTATTTGCCATCAACGTCAGGAAGAGATTGCAGAAGAATATCGCCGGTTGCAAGATCCGCAACGGCACTATCAAGCGGACGTCCATGGTCAGGGTTATCCGTGGTGGAGAGGTCGTCTATGATGGTAAGTTACGCATTTCTCCTTTCTACACATTCTACCCATCTCCTTACTCTCTGTGTTTCTCTTCCTGATGCTGACTTAATCCACAGGCAAAATAGACACACTCAAGCATGTCAAAAAGGACGTCATGGAGATGGGTAAGGGTACCGAGTGTGGTATCGGTCTTGAAGATTTCCAGGAGCTACAAATCGACGATCAGATCCAGACATATGAGGTAATTAAGGAAAGGCGGACACTGTAACAACAGAACTGTAAAATATGTACAAAAAGTGGAAATCAAAAGGTGGTCGCTCTCTAAGGAAAGGGAGTCGTGTATGAATAGATGCATATGCAGACATGGTCTTATGACGGAAGAGCATGCCAAGATTTGGGTGTTGGATAGAGGGACGATATACCAAGTTTCACTGTTAATACTAAAAGTTACAATTCCATGACCCCATTCTTTAAATTGTCGAATCAGTAATGTGGTGAGAGTTCTTATACGATTTCTATTTGGTAACCCTATGCTCAACTTCGAGATGGCGCTCCCACAGCATTGGATGAGAACGTCCTCGTCGTAATAGTAGCCTGGTTACGCTCCTTTTCCAATTTAGCCAAACCAATACGATCAGTCACAGGTGTAGCCTCAATGATGTTATCAAattcatcgtcgtcatcgtcatcctcgcTTCCGCTCCTCTCGTTGTCCGAGTCAGGCTGGACGCTGGTATTAGGCCTGAactgctgctggtgttgatgtgGGTTGGGAATGATGGCAGGTTTCTTATCGTCTTGTTGATTGGGGTTAGTGAAGGTCTTTGAGGCGAGAACTTTGCGACGAATCTCGGCCATCgcgtcctcgtcatctgaGTCGTCAGATATTGCGTAGCGatccttttcctcctcctcctcctcctcctcctcttctggctGAGCTTTAGGTGGCTTCTTGCCAAGATATATACCGTCCACGcttccatcttcctcttcgtcactgtcatcctcttcgtcgtcatcctcatcgtcagaAGATTGAACACGTCTTCGATTGGTATTTCCGCTGGTCCACATATCGTCGTTTCCTTCCTCTCGACTCTCTGCGTATTCTTTCTCCAGTTGCTCCATCCACTCTTCTTcagtcttcttgatctccGCCTCATCCGCACATGCAGCATATCGCTTGAGTAAGCTGTGGTTGATCTCGAGGAAGGATGGTCCGTATGAAAACGGTGCAAGAATCTGCTCCGCCCAATCTGAGTGACCACAAATGTAGAAAGCTGCAGCCAGCGCTTCAACACAGTTCAGACGCCAGGGCTTGCCATAGTTGACCGTATTCGCAGCGACGAGGTACGGCAACAACCGCTCGCACTTCCCACCAACTTTATTCCACTGAACCTCCTGCGTCCTCGCCCAAGAGCACTCTACAACAGCAGCGCCGTACTGGTCCATGAGCTCGCGATCGGCAGGGGAGACGGTATGTTTACCGTTGGGTGTGATAATGACTCCGTTATGGCGTTGGCCGAGATGCAGGTCGCGCATCATTCCAAGTTTCATGAGTTTCTTTCCGGAACAGCGCTTAGGATCGCAATGGCCGAGATCCCAGCAGGCGGCTTTGAAAGCTGGGCGCGAAgaaccatcaccatcatcatcacgGCGGGGTCCTCGTCGCAGGGCTGGACCTCCTTTTCTACCCTTGGAGGCGAAATCTTTTTTGTGGCGGACCATTTTGGACAGTTTAGCGAATGTCTGTTTTGTATTGGATGTTATATGGTATTGCTCGGAGGTATGTGTAGTTGATGTCTCGAATGCAAGTAATGCAGGGGACGTCAAAATTAAATTTGCCTCCTCCAAAAAGCTATGGATGATGGGTTGATAAGATTCTCATGGTGGGGTTGATTGATTCCGTCAGTCAGTGAGGGGCAGCAACTCGAGAGGGCACTGACACTGAGCGCTGGGGTCCCCTAGCACTTGTAAGCTAAGGCTTCAGCATCAAATCCGCTATGACGCCGCTGTAACGGGGGCCTGCGGACGGGggggcaagaaaacttaggacctcgATCCTAAGCTACATAAAAGTTTAGGGAAGTTAGCATAAGTTTAGGGTGACTcgttgatgagtttattttaGCATCCTATCTCAAGGTCCCCGTGGTCAACTTAAAATGGTCGATGCTGTCACGTGGCTGATTGGCTGCTTTTCTCATGACTGCGCCACAGAGCCACATCTTACCTCTTTAGCGGTGGTACCTTTAGTACCTACCATCTGTATCATCGTATTGTCTACAGGCCCGTTggctaccttaccttaggtACCTATCCAAGTTCAAAGACCATGATAGAGCAAGACAACATGGCAAGGGGGCTTTTGTTTGAATTAAGAACTTATGCCCTTTCTTTTTTAGGTTTGGATGACATTGATTGCCGTATCTacttgtcttgcttgttTTAGGCCGTTTCCGTAGGCTTGCTCCGTATTCGGTCGACCACCCGCCAGACTCTTAGGTGGTACTGGACTCCATCCATTagtaccttaccttacttTAGTACCTTGGTCCAGTTGACCGGCTCACCCTTCTATCAACGTAGCACTACCTCACACCCGTCGTCCTCGACCAACGCGCGCGCGCAAAATACCACGAATAACATCGTCATTTTGTGTGTGCATATCAGTATTATATATTCGAAATGGAAGCCGCTTCTGCTCGCGCTGCGGCTCGCGATCGTTGGGGCGATTTGCCATCATCTGGCCGAACCCCCTCCCAGCTCCAGCGCTTCATCCAGGCTGCCTGCAGTCCCGAGAACTACGAACCCAACCTCGCCCTCAATCTCGAGATCGCCGACCTTATAAACTCAAAGAAGGGAAGTGCTCCTCGTGAGGCTGCTACTGCAATTGTCAACTACATCAATCATCGCAACCCCAACGTTGCTCTGCTCGCCTTGGGCCTTCTTGACATATGTGTTAAAAACTGCGGATACCCCTTTCACCTACAAATCGGTACAAAGGAGTTCCTCAATGAGCTCGTCAGAAGGTTTCCCGAACGGCCGCCAATGCGCCCTACACGAGTCCAGGCCAAAATCCTCGAGGCGATTGAGGAATGGCGAGGGACGATATGCGAAACGAGCCGATACAAGGAGGATCTAGGATTTATTAGGGATATGCACCGATTATTGAGTTATAAAGGATACGTCTTTCCTGAAGTGCGGAGAGAGGATGCTGCTGTATTGAACCCCAGCGATGTAAGTTGATTCGCTTCTGCATGATATGTGTCCCGTACTGAACAGATCATGTAGAACCTCAAGTCCGCCGAGGaaatggaagaggaagagcgAGAGGCGCAATCAGCTAAACTTCAGGAACTCATTCGCCGCGGTACCCCCGAGGATCTCCAAGAAGCCAACCGACTTATGAAGATCATGGCTGGCTACGATACACGGTCAAAGACCGACTACCGCGcaaaggctgctgaggaggttgCCAAGATCCAGGCTAAGGCGCGATTACTAGAGGAGCGACTCGACTCCTTCAAGGAGGGTGACAAGAtggaagatggtgatgtctTCAGCGAATTGGCTGCTGCCCTACAGAGCGCCCAGCCTAAGATCCAGAAGATGTGTGAAGAGGAATCTGACGATCACGAGGCTGTCGCCAAGCTGCTCGAGATCAACGACAGCATACACCGAACAGCAGAGCGGTATaagctgatgaagaagggcgaTATAGAGGGCGCTGCCAAGGTTGCCGCCGGTGGACCCCCCCCCTCTGCTCCAGGAGCTACAGCATCGTCTTCAAGCGCAACGAATGAGCTGTCTCTCAtcgactttgatgttgatgccaGCAGTAATGGTGCTCAGTCAAGCAATGCCGCTGCACCTTCTGCGAACGCCGGAGGCCTTGAGAATGACCTCCTCGGCCTAGATATTGGCGGAGAGTCGAGCAGTTTCGGGCAAGGCGGCGGTATTGCTCTGGGCTTTGGCGCAAATCAAAGTAAGTTGCCAACACAAACTGCCCATGCCTATTACTATACTAAACCGTTGACCAGATATTCCTGGACCTGCGTTATTATCTTCCATGACTCAGGACAACTCTGCCCGAGGTCAAGtttcaactccaactcctccCCCCTTTTCACAATTCGCCTCCTTCTCACAGCCCGTCTctcaatcgacgacacctcagcctcacttccaacagcagcctcctccCCCATCACAGCCCGCCTCTGATCCATTCGCTATTCTTGGTGCCGGCAACTTGAACTCTCAACGCGCGTCTCCTGCGCCCCCTCAACCGCAACCCGCTGCTACAGccaacgatgatgacgagtGGAACTTCTCCTCTGCTCTCCCCCCAGAGCCAAGCAAGCCAAAGGAGCACAAGGCTGTTGTGAGCAACACAAATGTGAAGATTGAGATGATTGCCAGACGAGCACCTGGCAATGAGAACGCTATCAACATCGTGTTTGCCTTTTC
Coding sequences within it:
- a CDS encoding translation initiation factor IF-2, whose protein sequence is MLRVRTLQERGNSYVCAFCRHKLSPRDSQPRDRHVSSVGAPITSARAIRPSSCHSLRLPGVRALSTSSILHGPNDNGKPGGFPGSGFPGGFGAGLGSFGAFANKPSPDASKQSVDLLPHELEARKKMGLPLKKPTPNVKAAPTPPSAQSNIKKPPGLQNANQNQSQKKNTPQARVNQQPNRSNDGNNYARQQQQRDAKPTTPPSNLLSSSILAEAFRTDRTPAPVATPKSWSTNESPKPAAPPWGAFSARKVDTHIPLISRQTEAKPAENQNKNKPQNVAPATGQEDDESVWGQLKRSRKLKEKPGRENDGFWDALESRVTNIRSRPGPSDQYKDALQGADGMLQDSQQSQEDQIRRKSRFEMEEDDVFDRRRDKKDKRPKNVRRNEAEDDDFDEDSIRRWEARQRKKAERDARKRLEEAAEAAPVPIFLPEYISISNLAGALQIRITDFLHDLESMGFEDLSEETIMTGDTAALVAQEYGYDPTVDTGSQRDLQPRPAPEDPSLLPSRPPVVTIMGHVDHGKTTLLDWLRKSSIAAQEHGGITQHIGAFVVQMSSGKQITFLDTPGHAAFLSMRQRGANVTDIVVLVVAADDSVMPQTLEALKHATAAKVPIIVAINKIDKEDARVDQVKADLARHGVEIEDYGGDVQVVPVSGKTGKGMQDLEENIVTLSEILDVRAEADGMAEGWVLESSIKQTGKTATVLVKRGTLRLGDIIVAGKSWAKIRGLRNEAGVEVPEAPPGTPVQILGWRELPDAGEQVLQAPDEGKARTAVEYREEMAERLESSKQLAEQEQRQREKEAAEEAAAAAEAEGTEAEPAKTEPGILYQNFIVKADVAGSVEAVCGTVQELGNNEVQSKLLRSGVGAISEYDVDHAAASKSIIVNFNMPILPHIRQRAEEAGVRIIDHSVIYHVVDDVKSALSDLLPHNITHKVLGEADVLQVFAINVRKRLQKNIAGCKIRNGTIKRTSMVRVIRGGEVVYDGKIDTLKHVKKDVMEMGKGTECGIGLEDFQELQIDDQIQTYEVIKERRTL
- a CDS encoding pre-rRNA-processing protein TSR3 — translated: MVRHKKDFASKGRKGGPALRRGPRRDDDGDGSSRPAFKAACWDLGHCDPKRCSGKKLMKLGMMRDLHLGQRHNGVIITPNGKHTVSPADRELMDQYGAAVVECSWARTQEVQWNKVGGKCERLLPYLVAANTVNYGKPWRLNCVEALAAAFYICGHSDWAEQILAPFSYGPSFLEINHSLLKRYAACADEAEIKKTEEEWMEQLEKEYAESREEGNDDMWTSGNTNRRRVQSSDDEDDDEEDDSDEEEDGSVDGIYLGKKPPKAQPEEEEEEEEEEKDRYAISDDSDDEDAMAEIRRKVLASKTFTNPNQQDDKKPAIIPNPHQHQQQFRPNTSVQPDSDNERSGSEDDDDDDEFDNIIEATPVTDRIGLAKLEKERNQATITTRTFSSNAVGAPSRS